In the genome of Acetonema longum DSM 6540, the window AGACTTTTGCAGTTCGCCATTGCCCAGAATGCGTACACCATCGCGCACATTTTTCAGTACGCCGGCTTCCACCAATTGGACGGGATCCACAACAGCACCGTTATCGAAGCGGTTCAGTTCGCTGATATTGATGACAACGAAGTCTTTGGCAAAAATATTTTTAAAGCCGCGTTTCGGCAGTCGCAGGTAAAGGGGCTTTTGGCCGCCTTCAAAACCGGGACGTACGCCACCGCCGCTGCGAGCCTTCTGACCTTTATGGCCTCTACCGGATGTTTTGCCAAGACCAGATCCCAAGCCCCTTCCTACGCGGGTACGCGACTGTTTCGAGCCGGGCGCCGGAGATAATTCGTGGATTTTCATGCTAGCACCTCCTTGAAAACTAGTCTTGCGTTTCTTCAACAGTAACGAGATGTTCTACCTTTTTGATCATTCCTTGGATCGCCGGGGTAGCTTCATG includes:
- the rplO gene encoding 50S ribosomal protein L15 — encoded protein: MKIHELSPAPGSKQSRTRVGRGLGSGLGKTSGRGHKGQKARSGGGVRPGFEGGQKPLYLRLPKRGFKNIFAKDFVVINISELNRFDNGAVVDPVQLVEAGVLKNVRDGVRILGNGELQKSVTVRAHGFTKSAVQKIEAAGGKVEVI